The genomic region CCCATCAGCTCCTGAATACGAACGGAGCTGTCTCACCAACCCTTGGAGAACCTCTTCTGGAATGCGATCGAAGAAAGCACTATCAGGTTCGCGTCAAAGACTACCACCCTCACGGTGCCATTTTCATCGTGACATTGCCGGTGGCAGGCGATACAAGAGACCGACCCATCGAGGGTTCCAAGTGCTGAATTGATGGTCTGTATCTTGCAGTCGGTTTCTGACAAGAGACGGATATATTACCTCGACGCTTGCTGAATAGAACGCGCGAATTCAGCACGAAAGGTGAATTTGTTTAAACCCGCAAAGAGATTGACTTCCTCGACGCCTACTCTGAGCACTTAGATCATGAACACCTACACGCACGGCATTGAACGAGTCCCCAACATAACGTGTTGGAATTATCTTCATCTATGACATTAAAGGCACACATACGTTGTCGCTCTATTCCTCATCCTGCTCCTCCGCTTCCTGTTCCTTCCGAACCTCACGAACTTCCTGCAACCACCCGACACTCTCCTCTGGAGCCTCCGGTACTTCGTCCTCGTTCGCGCTCATTCAACCGTCTCCTCCATCGATTCGCTTGGAACCGACTCCATATCCACCATCTCCAGCAACTCATCGATATCCGGAAACGATTCGTCCACCTGTGTTCGATCCGTCCAACCGGGTGAATGAGCCATCACTGACGCAACCGGCATCGTATCACTCATCGTTCCTTGTTGGGTATCCACGATTCGACACATTGCCCCATCCTGTAGTGTCTCTCCAGAAATATACTCCGCATCCACAATCAGAAAGCGATTCTCGCCCTGTCGGGCAATCGTTTCATAACTCATTCTTCTTGCTCCTCCTGATTGTACTCCTGTGGGTCCACATCACGAGGTAACCAATCAGAATCCTCCATCTTTGGTGACTTCAAAGCACGGTTGAAACTGGCCTTCGTCATCTCGGCCTGCTTCTCGATCGTCCGTTCGGCTATTTCTCGTTTTTCTTCGTCCATTTTCTTGAATATGTGACCATGTGGCCATAAGCCTACGCCACGTATAACGTAAATATATATTAATTTCGATATTTGTTTAGCCATCACACATTGGACCATCTCGGCCGCGAGATTGAAGCATCATCCGCAAGCAACTAATCAATCGAATACACTTTACAATCATTATCCAAGTTCCATAGCAATCGTTGTTTTCAGCAGATGTGATAAGGAGTTTTATTATTGATACTGCCTTGAGTCACATTATGGATTCTGATGGTGTTTTTCGGGTAATGACCTGGAACATGAAAGGTGCCTTTCCTCCAAAGGTAAGTAAAGAACGTATCGAGAAACAGGTCAGTTTTATAGATGAGAGAGTTGATTCCCCAGAACTTCTAATGTTAAATGAAGTTAATACGGCCAGACGTGAATTTATAAAAAAGCGTTTGAGAAAAATCGGCTATTCTGAAATTGTAGACACGTTGGATTGGGCTGCTGAATTGGGAGAAAGTAATGTTCCAGGCTTTTCGGATTTCAACAAAGTGAACGGCAATTTGACCGCTATTCACGAAGAGAGTTCCCTTTCGAATCTCACACGGTGTACCCCAAGTATCAAAGAAGAACCGTTTGGTAACCAAATTTTGAAGCACTGGGATACAAATTTCCCAGAAAAAATCCTCAATGCAGAAGTGGAGTATAACGACAGAAAAATCGATTTGTGGAACATTCGAACGGTCCCTTCGAACCAGTATGGTGAAGAGAAAATCAAGATATTGGAGAATGCTTACCACCGAATGCTTAGTAAGGACTTCGAACTGAAGATTCTTGCAGGTGATTTTAACGCACCTAAGGATGAGCTGGAGGATTGTACGGTCGTTTCTGAGTGTGAAGATAAACCTAATGGGCTGGAAGAGAGGTGGTGCAATGCAGAATTGAACGTCCTGGCGAGTGACAGATTAGCCGAGATTGGAATGGTTGAAACATTCAGATGGGAGAAGGGTTGTGGCGAGCTAAATACGCTGGATGTGAGCTTTCCGATCCAATCCGAACACCCGTCAGAGATTGCGCCTGAAGAAATCGAGGGCAGACGGTTTGACCATATAATTGCCTCGCGTGAGCTAAATCCCAGTAATTGCCATTATAGTCCCGCAGCATTCGAATGTTTTGACGGGAATAAACAGTACAGTGATCACGCTCCAGAACTGGTAACATTTAGTCCGTAGAGCTGTGATTTTCACTACTCTAAGTGTCCTTATTGGGGTTATTCCGAAATCTAACTCGCCACTAAACCGTGATGAATGGAAGGTCTGAGGACACAGGAGAAAGGGGTGTTCAAATTGCCAAACTCACCAACGAGACCGACATCGCTCAGGTCAAAACCTCAGTATTACACCTCAGTCAGATGACCAACCTATCTGTCTCCGCTCAGTCAGGTCGGTATCGACCCCTCACCGACCCGTTTCTCCTGATCATCCCGCTGATTTCTTCCCATCTCTTTTCGAATTCAGGTGCCGCGACGCCCGCTTCAAATTCGTCCCGATAGCTTTCGCTATCGACGCGTTCTTCACCTTGATCTTCCCCGTAAACCTCGTTTTCTCACCGTCCTGGTGATACACCTCGTTCATCAACGACTCCGCTCCCGCTCGCTGGTTCAGAAACGCCTGATTCTCGGGGTTGTCCATCCGTTTCCTTCGCTTGGCCAACTTCAACTTTCGTTCGTAAAAGCCGTAGCTGTAGAACTCCTGTTTCTCCTTTACGAAGCAATTCTCCGTTTGAGGACACCCATCGCAGAACGTGCTGTCCATTCGGCCGGAAATCCGACCACTCTCACGAGTGTACTGCTGTTCGAACGGTTCGTGCCCCGCCGGACACGCTTGCATCCGATGACCATCCCACTCTGCGGCTGCCAGCGAGAGTTTCTCTTCGGGTGGTCGTTGTCCCGTAAGTCCAGTGAAGTGCTGGGTAATTCCGTGGGAAGCACACTGTGACTCCACTTCCTTGTGCGTGTAGCCGCCGTCCAGGAGGAGATCGGTCAATCCCGTCTTATACGGCAACTCCGCCACGTCTTCGGCCAGCATTGTACCATCATCAGTGTTGTTGGTGGCAACTCGAATCGTCGTAATCAATCGAAACGGGTTGTCGCCATCGCAGGTCTCGGCGACGTTCGCCTTGTAGCCGCAATATGATTTGCCTGCTTTCCGGCGGTGTGTTGCGTCCTCGTCGTGCGGGTTTTGCATCGAATCGCTGCTTATCTCATCGGAGTCCTTCAATTCGATGTGCTTGATATCTCCGTCCTCGTCGGTCTGGGCATTTTCATCCTCAGCAGACCTGCCGGACCTGATCGGTTGCCAACCGGGCGAATCTCCGGCGTCAGCCTGGCCATCTCCGTCGTCCTCATCATTGTCATCATCTTCGAGTTCAGCGATGCGGTAGCACTGTTCGTCGAGAACCCGCTGAAGGTGAGCGAAACTCTCCAACTCGGCGTACTGTTCATGAGTTTTGAATCGGTCGAGAAGCCAGGCACCCTGGTCAACGAGCTGCTCTAACGTAGGTTGAATCTCATCCGGTTCGAGTGTGTAGGACAGTTCCAGATTCTCGGTATCGGCGAACTCCTGGATTTCGTCCGGGAGGTTAGCGACAGTTTCATCCGGTAGATCGCGGAGGAAGTTATGGAGGACTTTTGCGATAAGCTCGATACGCGAGAGCTGCTTGATATTGCCCTCAATGAACGTTGAATCCATACGTTGGGTACTGGCGTCGATATCGAATTCGTCCTGAAGGTAGTCGCGGTGATCTTCGAAAACTTCCTGTAGCAAATCCCGGCCGGTCTCCTCTTCGAACTCAAGCAATCGGCGTCGGAAATTGGTGAATGTCTTCGGACAGATGTTGTCGCCAAGCGTCTCTTTGCCCAGAGCATTCCGCACACGAAAATCGAAGAGATAGGCCGCCTCAAGCTCCTTATCAGACAGACCCAGCAGGTGTTTGATAATCTCCAGGGAGACCAGTTCGTTGACGGGCTTGTTCGGGCGACTGAACCCATCGTGATAGAGAACGTCGAAATTCTCCTCGTCAATCTGCGAGAAGACGTGTTCGTAGAAATGCGTGGACCAGTGGTTCGCTAACTTTTGCTTCGGGCCGTCTGGCAGCTCTTTGATGGGCGAAAAGAGCTGCTCTTGGGTATGAGAATCGTTTTTCTGAAACATGCGTTCACCAAAACCCCGAGTGGTCAGATACCCAAGTGTACAATCGCTATTGGCATATAACTTTTGTGAGTGATTATAACAGGAAAGCCAAGCAGTGTCCGATTTTCCCGATATCGTTTCTTTGTTATGATTCGTCACACACCAACCAAGAATGAGGTTACGACTCGCACCCTTTCTACGGTGCCCTCAAGGTCTATATTCAGCACACCCTTCGATACCTATCACTTACTAGAATATTGCAATATGTCCCGAGTTGATGCTTCGAGCACAATGCTCTGAAGAGGATTTTGGTGCAGAGGGGCTTATAGATTATCTAAAAACCCTCTCCGTTGCTCCATTTTCTCTTTTTGCGTCCGTCTATCATAGTGCTTCTCGAGGACTGAAAGAGAGACGTTTGCCCGATCGCCGACGACGCGAGATGGCACATCGTTATTCAGCGCATTCGTGATGCTACCCCTCCGGATCGCATGGGGGCTCACATTGAACGGACATTCCGCAGCATGATCTCTGTGAGTTGCCTTGCATTCTTCTAGATCTCTGTCATCGGGACAATTTTCCGATGTAGAGCAAGGACGGGTCTCCTGATAGACATAATCTCTTACGGTTGATTTTGCCATTCGACCCTGGTTAGTGGTCAATAATGGATTCCGATCGAAATCGTCCGCTACGGTTGGACGTTTATTTTCAATCCAATCATCTAACAGCGCACAAGTCTCTTCAGAAAGTGCCACAAATCTTTCCCCTCGTTTTTTGTTCTTGATAGCAGTACCTTGCTCAGGCCGATGAATGACCTCTAAATACTGCTCTTCAGGATGGTAATCTTCCAAATCCAATGCATGAGCAGCTCCAATTCGCATCATCGTTTTCCATAACAGAGTAAGACTAACGTGTTTTAGAGAAGCGTAATCATATTTCGCGAGATGAGTTAATACTGGATCTATCTGCTCTTTGTCAATGAGGACATTCCGTACTTCATCGTCCAATGAAAGGGTCGGAGAAAGTACTTTTGTGCTGAGATCAGGAGGCACAGCATCGATGGTTTCCAACCAGCGAATGAACACCCGTATCGTGTCCATTTGAGTTTTCTCAGAAGCGGGTCGCAGATCTCCCTCTTCCCGACGCCAAATTCGGTATTCCTGGAGCTTGCGTCCAGTGAGCTCATTTACATTCCCGATGGATTTCTCATTACACCACCTAACAAGGTGGCCAATGCGAGAATTATGGGAGTACATTGTGGCCTGTGATAGTTCATTTTCTCTGTCAGCTAAGTACAGTTCCAACGCCGCTTTCGGCTCGATGGGTTCGAGGCTCATTTTTCAATCTCTCTCACACAATCTCCGATAGAGAGAACCCCTTACCCCATCTCAGACCCCTATGACCGGCCTGATGTGAAAGATCGTTCGAGAGTCGAACGAAAGCCCGTCGGGTCCGCATACATCTAATCGCAAGCAGGCGGCGGTGTTGGGACACTCGTTTATATTGTAATCGTCACGGAACGTGACGAATTCCTGAACCGTCTCAATCTCCCAACGACCATTGACCACCTGCCAATCTGGCAGTAATTCGAACACGATGATTTGATGAATAAAATGCGCAAGTCACCACGTTCACCCCCCACCCTCAATTCGAAGCGATATTTTGGGTATCCCTATGCGAATTATGCCCCGTAGAATTTTATCGTGACTGCACGGCGTTCTTCGAAGCGGACGATATCCACGAATCCTCCATCTCGAAACTACCTAATTTATTGGCGTACCCATGTTCTCCGTCTGGTCGATTTCACAACCGTCGAGATGCTCGAAATCTCAATGAAGCCAAGGTA from Halanaeroarchaeum sulfurireducens harbors:
- a CDS encoding exonuclease/endonuclease/phosphatase family protein, whose product is MDSDGVFRVMTWNMKGAFPPKVSKERIEKQVSFIDERVDSPELLMLNEVNTARREFIKKRLRKIGYSEIVDTLDWAAELGESNVPGFSDFNKVNGNLTAIHEESSLSNLTRCTPSIKEEPFGNQILKHWDTNFPEKILNAEVEYNDRKIDLWNIRTVPSNQYGEEKIKILENAYHRMLSKDFELKILAGDFNAPKDELEDCTVVSECEDKPNGLEERWCNAELNVLASDRLAEIGMVETFRWEKGCGELNTLDVSFPIQSEHPSEIAPEEIEGRRFDHIIASRELNPSNCHYSPAAFECFDGNKQYSDHAPELVTFSP
- a CDS encoding transposase, with amino-acid sequence MTNHNKETISGKSDTAWLSCYNHSQKLYANSDCTLGYLTTRGFGERMFQKNDSHTQEQLFSPIKELPDGPKQKLANHWSTHFYEHVFSQIDEENFDVLYHDGFSRPNKPVNELVSLEIIKHLLGLSDKELEAAYLFDFRVRNALGKETLGDNICPKTFTNFRRRLLEFEEETGRDLLQEVFEDHRDYLQDEFDIDASTQRMDSTFIEGNIKQLSRIELIAKVLHNFLRDLPDETVANLPDEIQEFADTENLELSYTLEPDEIQPTLEQLVDQGAWLLDRFKTHEQYAELESFAHLQRVLDEQCYRIAELEDDDNDEDDGDGQADAGDSPGWQPIRSGRSAEDENAQTDEDGDIKHIELKDSDEISSDSMQNPHDEDATHRRKAGKSYCGYKANVAETCDGDNPFRLITTIRVATNNTDDGTMLAEDVAELPYKTGLTDLLLDGGYTHKEVESQCASHGITQHFTGLTGQRPPEEKLSLAAAEWDGHRMQACPAGHEPFEQQYTRESGRISGRMDSTFCDGCPQTENCFVKEKQEFYSYGFYERKLKLAKRRKRMDNPENQAFLNQRAGAESLMNEVYHQDGEKTRFTGKIKVKNASIAKAIGTNLKRASRHLNSKRDGKKSAG
- a CDS encoding tyrosine-type recombinase/integrase, which codes for MSLEPIEPKAALELYLADRENELSQATMYSHNSRIGHLVRWCNEKSIGNVNELTGRKLQEYRIWRREEGDLRPASEKTQMDTIRVFIRWLETIDAVPPDLSTKVLSPTLSLDDEVRNVLIDKEQIDPVLTHLAKYDYASLKHVSLTLLWKTMMRIGAAHALDLEDYHPEEQYLEVIHRPEQGTAIKNKKRGERFVALSEETCALLDDWIENKRPTVADDFDRNPLLTTNQGRMAKSTVRDYVYQETRPCSTSENCPDDRDLEECKATHRDHAAECPFNVSPHAIRRGSITNALNNDVPSRVVGDRANVSLSVLEKHYDRRTQKEKMEQRRGFLDNL